In the genome of Hymenobacter taeanensis, one region contains:
- a CDS encoding lactonase family protein, translating to MSFLHFHSRRNFLLTLGTGLAGAAVLAACARTGLGSASSSYLVYVGSYGPADQENIVLYRLTPATGALTRVTGAKGGAAPSFLTVDRQHRFLYAVNEVDNYQGTPNGGVSAFAIDPKTGGLTLLNQQASGGTIPCYISLDTQNRHALVANYGNGTVAALPIREGGQLRPASSIDQHQGHGPHKNQTNARGHCLLPDPAGKYFFAVDLGNDTVYGYTLDAAGKLLSQPQPAFKAKPGAGPRILTFHPSKPLAYLINELDSTMTALAYDPSRGTLTEIETVPTLPASFTEWNACADVHVSPNGRFLYGSNRGHNSLVVYAIDEKSGRLTLVEHVMLPGKTPRSFALDPTGRTVLVAHQQSNTIVTYFADATTGRLTPTGTSVELTAPVCLQVYPDFLRS from the coding sequence ATGTCGTTTCTTCACTTCCACAGTCGTCGTAATTTCCTGCTCACCCTAGGCACTGGCCTGGCCGGCGCGGCCGTGCTGGCGGCTTGCGCCCGTACTGGCCTGGGCTCTGCGAGTAGCTCCTACCTGGTGTACGTAGGTTCTTACGGCCCCGCTGACCAGGAAAACATAGTGCTATACCGCCTCACGCCCGCCACCGGCGCCCTCACGCGGGTAACAGGGGCCAAGGGCGGCGCGGCGCCTTCCTTCCTGACCGTTGACCGGCAGCACCGCTTTCTTTACGCCGTGAATGAGGTAGATAATTACCAGGGCACGCCCAACGGCGGCGTTAGTGCCTTTGCCATTGACCCCAAAACCGGTGGGCTCACGCTACTCAACCAGCAGGCTTCGGGGGGCACCATCCCCTGCTACATCAGCCTCGATACGCAGAACCGCCACGCCCTGGTAGCCAACTACGGCAACGGCACCGTGGCGGCCCTGCCCATTCGCGAAGGCGGGCAGCTGCGGCCGGCCTCTTCCATTGACCAGCACCAGGGCCACGGCCCCCACAAAAACCAAACGAATGCCCGGGGCCACTGCCTCCTGCCCGACCCCGCCGGGAAGTATTTCTTCGCCGTTGACCTGGGCAACGACACCGTGTACGGTTACACCCTTGATGCGGCAGGCAAGCTGCTGAGCCAGCCGCAGCCAGCCTTTAAGGCCAAGCCGGGCGCAGGGCCGCGCATACTTACCTTCCACCCCAGCAAGCCCCTGGCCTACCTCATCAATGAGCTCGACTCGACGATGACCGCCCTGGCCTACGACCCCAGCCGGGGCACGCTCACTGAAATTGAAACGGTGCCCACTCTACCCGCCAGCTTTACTGAGTGGAATGCCTGCGCCGATGTGCACGTATCGCCGAATGGCAGGTTTCTGTACGGCTCAAACCGCGGCCACAACAGCCTGGTGGTGTACGCCATTGATGAAAAGAGCGGCCGCCTCACGCTGGTAGAGCACGTGATGCTGCCCGGCAAAACTCCGCGCAGCTTCGCCCTCGACCCCACTGGCCGCACTGTGCTCGTAGCCCACCAGCAGTCCAACACCATTGTCACGTACTTCGCTGATGCCACCACGGGCCGCCTCACCCCCACGGGCACCAGCGTAGAGCTCACGGCCCCTGTGTGCCTGCAGGTATACCCCGATTTTCTGCGTAGCTAG
- a CDS encoding type IIG restriction enzyme/methyltransferase yields MGLEEVKDKGRKLIQRCALERRQRGSLLENTLVQLRAEDMLRNLPAEELSTYGDTPEQQAEGVALALCLTWVSRLLFLKLLEGQLRRYHQPGPVQPFRFLDPGQLKEYDLLNRLFYRILNRPTPEREQPEAGLYPHVPYLNSSLFEPSALERRTLRISGLDDMIELPLLGKKGKTSRSVLRQEAGGPAPTALTYLLRFLDAYDFASEGSEEVHDDDRPLISAAVLGLIFEKINGYRDGSFYTPGFITMYMCRHTLRRAVVRHFNERYGWQAEDVSGLEEQIADEPKRRPEFSEAFNELRVLDPAVGSGHFLVSALNELLAIKSELGLLLDTEGKRLRYRLTVARDELAVTSDEDDTLFEYRATWDEAAQTRRVGREHTRLQSALFREKRLLIEHCLYGVDLNPNSVRICRLRLWIELLKHAYYTPESQFRELETLPNLELNVRAGNSLISRYPLQADLTEVFRKKDFSLALYRRAVGEFFSARGREQKQVLEDFLQRLKDQFRTDIQRHDPLLKRITRAKEDLLRAELDQKPDLFGKARLTADDAWAKQTTARLNLEKLEQERQQREQGTLFRDAFEWRFEFPEVLAPDGSFRGFDAVLGNPPYIRQEELAPALKPYLKAHYETSAGTADLYVYFYELGLRLLAPGGELSFITNNKWLRAGYGQGLRRYLLRPELRLQELLDFGDLPVFPEATTYPNILSVQRAPAAAAVRVAELTTLGSDPTRFPEVVQAAATDMPTNRLSDDAWSLAAADKQQLLEKLRAAGTPLGQYVDGKIYYGIKTGYNEAFVIDAATRAALISEDPKSAEIIKPFLAGRDVKRYQLPKADKYLIYTPWSLKITDYLAIEKHLKQHFDVLSNRPEVLARRYPWYALSRYAAEYVDDFAKSKIVIAAFSQNAPYAYDTDGCFSNDKTTIIPSNDLFLLGALNSSSVDFFFKSIASTKAGGYFEYKPMYLSQLPIPTATAEQQAPIVVLVEQVLAAKAADATADTQPLEQQIDALVAELYGLTPEETALLTA; encoded by the coding sequence ATGGGCCTGGAGGAAGTGAAAGACAAGGGCCGCAAGCTCATCCAAAGGTGCGCCCTGGAGCGGCGGCAGCGCGGCTCCCTGCTCGAAAACACGCTGGTGCAGCTGCGCGCCGAGGACATGCTTCGCAACCTGCCCGCCGAGGAGCTGAGCACCTACGGCGACACGCCCGAACAGCAGGCCGAGGGCGTGGCCCTGGCCCTGTGCCTGACCTGGGTAAGCCGCCTACTGTTTCTGAAGCTGTTGGAGGGCCAGCTGCGCCGCTACCACCAGCCCGGCCCCGTGCAGCCCTTCCGCTTCCTCGACCCCGGCCAGCTCAAGGAGTACGACCTGCTCAACCGCCTGTTCTACCGCATCCTCAACCGGCCTACACCGGAGCGGGAGCAGCCGGAGGCCGGCCTCTACCCCCACGTACCTTACCTCAACTCCTCGCTGTTTGAGCCCAGCGCCCTGGAGCGCCGCACCCTGCGCATTTCCGGCCTCGACGACATGATTGAGCTGCCCCTGCTGGGCAAAAAGGGCAAAACCAGCCGCTCGGTGCTGCGCCAGGAAGCCGGCGGCCCGGCCCCCACGGCCCTCACCTACCTGTTGCGCTTTCTGGATGCCTACGACTTCGCCTCGGAGGGCTCGGAGGAAGTGCACGACGACGACCGCCCCCTGATTTCGGCGGCGGTGCTGGGGCTTATCTTCGAGAAGATCAACGGCTACCGCGACGGCTCGTTCTACACGCCCGGCTTCATTACCATGTATATGTGCCGCCACACCCTGCGCCGGGCCGTGGTGCGCCACTTTAATGAGCGCTACGGCTGGCAGGCCGAGGACGTGAGTGGCCTAGAAGAACAGATTGCCGACGAGCCCAAGCGCCGCCCCGAGTTCAGCGAGGCCTTTAACGAGCTGCGCGTGCTGGACCCCGCCGTGGGCTCGGGCCACTTTCTGGTGTCGGCGCTCAATGAGCTGCTGGCCATTAAGAGCGAGCTAGGCCTGTTGCTGGATACGGAGGGCAAGCGCCTGCGCTACCGCCTCACGGTGGCCCGCGACGAGCTGGCCGTAACCTCCGACGAGGACGACACCCTGTTTGAGTACCGCGCCACCTGGGACGAGGCCGCCCAGACCCGCCGCGTGGGCCGCGAGCATACCCGCCTGCAAAGTGCTCTGTTCCGGGAGAAGCGCCTGCTCATCGAGCACTGCCTGTATGGCGTAGACCTCAACCCCAACTCAGTGCGCATTTGCCGGCTGCGCCTCTGGATTGAACTGCTCAAGCACGCCTACTACACCCCCGAAAGCCAGTTCCGGGAGCTAGAAACCCTGCCCAACCTGGAGCTGAACGTACGCGCCGGCAACTCCCTCATCAGCCGCTACCCGCTGCAAGCCGACCTCACGGAGGTGTTCCGCAAAAAGGACTTCTCATTGGCCCTCTACCGCCGGGCCGTGGGCGAGTTCTTCTCGGCCAGGGGGCGCGAGCAGAAACAGGTGCTCGAAGACTTTCTGCAGCGCCTCAAAGACCAGTTCCGGACCGATATTCAGCGCCACGACCCGCTGCTCAAGCGCATTACCCGCGCCAAAGAAGACCTGCTGCGCGCCGAGCTGGACCAGAAGCCCGACCTATTCGGGAAGGCCCGCCTGACGGCCGACGATGCCTGGGCCAAACAAACCACCGCCCGCCTCAACCTCGAAAAGCTGGAGCAGGAGCGCCAGCAGCGCGAGCAGGGCACCCTGTTCCGCGACGCCTTCGAGTGGCGCTTCGAGTTTCCGGAGGTGCTAGCCCCCGATGGCTCGTTCCGGGGGTTTGATGCCGTGCTGGGCAACCCGCCCTACATCCGGCAGGAGGAGCTGGCCCCGGCCCTCAAGCCCTACCTGAAGGCACACTACGAAACCAGCGCCGGCACCGCCGACCTCTACGTGTACTTCTATGAGCTGGGCCTGCGCCTGCTGGCGCCCGGCGGCGAGCTGAGCTTTATCACTAACAACAAGTGGCTGCGCGCCGGCTACGGCCAGGGCCTGCGCCGCTACCTGCTGCGGCCCGAGTTACGCCTGCAGGAACTGCTCGATTTCGGCGACCTGCCCGTGTTCCCGGAGGCCACTACCTACCCCAACATCCTGAGCGTGCAGCGCGCCCCGGCCGCTGCCGCCGTGCGCGTGGCTGAACTCACGACCCTGGGCTCCGACCCCACCCGCTTCCCGGAGGTTGTGCAGGCCGCCGCCACCGACATGCCCACCAACCGCCTCTCCGACGATGCCTGGAGCCTGGCCGCCGCCGACAAACAGCAGCTGCTGGAAAAGCTCCGCGCCGCCGGCACGCCGCTAGGCCAGTATGTGGACGGGAAGATTTACTACGGCATCAAAACTGGCTATAATGAAGCCTTTGTAATTGACGCCGCCACGCGGGCTGCACTGATTTCGGAAGACCCGAAATCAGCGGAGATCATTAAACCGTTTTTGGCTGGCCGCGACGTGAAACGGTATCAACTACCAAAAGCAGATAAGTACTTAATATACACGCCGTGGTCTTTAAAAATCACCGATTATCTAGCTATTGAAAAGCATTTGAAGCAGCACTTTGACGTTCTTTCTAATCGCCCAGAAGTTCTCGCTAGAAGATACCCTTGGTATGCATTAAGCCGATATGCAGCTGAGTATGTAGATGATTTTGCAAAATCTAAAATTGTTATTGCAGCCTTCTCACAAAATGCGCCTTATGCTTACGATACAGATGGCTGTTTCTCCAACGACAAAACAACTATCATCCCTTCCAACGACCTTTTCCTGTTAGGTGCACTTAACTCATCTTCTGTTGATTTCTTCTTCAAATCAATAGCCTCAACAAAAGCAGGTGGCTACTTTGAGTATAAGCCGATGTACCTCTCCCAACTTCCCATCCCCACCGCCACGGCGGAGCAGCAGGCGCCCATCGTGGTGCTGGTGGAGCAGGTACTGGCCGCCAAAGCCGCCGATGCCACCGCCGATACCCAGCCGCTGGAGCAGCAGATTGATGCGTTGGTAGCGGAGCTCTACGGCCTCACGCCCGAGGAAACTGCCCTGCTCACGGCCTGA
- a CDS encoding DUF885 domain-containing protein encodes MSKLYSLRLVLAAGLSGLAAVSACNSNTKPTSGTPETVNADFDRYKQRFIDSLWYYNPEWASSVGYHRYDSLLIVPTAGRRQTEAAAIARRREEMKIFNVEDLSVNNQTDYHLLENYLQSARFYADTLRDWQWNPASYNLSGSVAEILNGRYQPLDRRLRSISNKISHSADYYEAAKANIRQPTREHTKLAIQQNEGGLEVFGKALQDSIARSGLSGREKKEFTGRIATTRLVMEGYVRFLQQEVLPAGNFRSFRLGNELFSRKFALDIQSRYTADQVYQKALQHKQELLHDMGKRAARLWPKYFPGQPLPTDSVVLIKQVLTKLSEKHPTPAGFVQAVRDQIPTLVQWVDTHNLLTQDPTKPLVVRETPLYMRGSEAGASVSAPGPYDKAADTYYNVEPLTGQPAAQAESYLREYNQYTLQILNIHEAIPGHYTQLVYANRSPSLVKSIFGNGAMIEGWAVYAERMMLESGYGGNTDEIWLAWDKWNMRVTLNTILDHEVHVNNISEQAAVAMLLRDGFQEEAEARNKWRRATLSQVQLSSYFTGYTEIYDLREELKKREGSKFDLKAFHEQFLSYGSAPVKYIRQMMLAKQ; translated from the coding sequence ATGTCCAAACTCTACTCTCTCCGGCTGGTGCTGGCGGCCGGCCTCAGTGGCCTGGCGGCCGTTAGTGCCTGCAACTCCAACACCAAACCCACCTCCGGCACCCCGGAAACCGTAAACGCCGACTTCGACCGCTACAAGCAGCGCTTCATTGATTCTCTGTGGTACTACAATCCCGAGTGGGCCTCCTCCGTCGGGTACCACCGCTACGATTCCCTGCTGATAGTGCCAACGGCGGGCCGCCGGCAAACGGAAGCCGCCGCTATTGCCCGGCGCCGGGAGGAAATGAAAATATTCAACGTGGAAGATCTGTCGGTGAACAACCAGACCGATTACCACCTGCTGGAAAATTACCTGCAGTCGGCGCGGTTTTACGCCGATACCCTGCGCGACTGGCAGTGGAACCCCGCCAGCTATAACCTGAGCGGCTCCGTGGCTGAAATCCTCAACGGCCGCTACCAGCCCCTCGACCGCCGCCTGCGCTCCATCAGTAACAAAATCAGCCACTCCGCCGACTATTACGAAGCCGCCAAGGCCAACATCAGGCAGCCCACCCGCGAACACACCAAACTAGCTATTCAGCAGAATGAAGGTGGCCTGGAGGTTTTTGGGAAGGCCCTGCAGGATTCCATTGCCCGCTCGGGGCTCTCGGGGCGCGAGAAGAAGGAATTTACTGGCCGTATTGCCACCACCCGCCTCGTGATGGAGGGTTACGTACGCTTCCTGCAGCAGGAGGTGCTGCCGGCAGGTAATTTCCGGTCGTTCCGGTTAGGGAATGAGTTGTTCTCGCGCAAATTTGCCCTGGATATTCAGTCGCGCTACACCGCTGACCAAGTGTACCAGAAGGCCCTGCAGCATAAGCAGGAGCTGCTGCATGATATGGGCAAGCGGGCCGCACGCCTATGGCCCAAGTACTTTCCTGGCCAGCCCCTACCCACCGATTCGGTGGTGCTCATCAAGCAAGTGCTCACCAAGCTCTCTGAGAAGCACCCCACGCCGGCTGGCTTTGTGCAGGCCGTGCGGGACCAGATACCCACGCTGGTGCAGTGGGTAGACACGCATAACCTGTTAACCCAAGACCCCACTAAACCGCTGGTAGTGCGCGAAACGCCGCTTTACATGCGCGGCAGCGAGGCCGGGGCCAGCGTATCGGCCCCCGGCCCTTACGACAAGGCCGCCGATACCTATTACAATGTGGAGCCCCTGACCGGCCAGCCCGCCGCCCAGGCCGAGAGCTACCTGCGGGAGTATAACCAGTACACCCTCCAGATTCTCAATATTCACGAGGCCATACCAGGGCACTACACCCAGCTGGTGTATGCCAACCGCAGCCCCTCGCTGGTGAAGTCTATCTTCGGGAACGGGGCCATGATTGAGGGCTGGGCCGTGTACGCCGAGCGCATGATGCTGGAAAGCGGCTACGGCGGCAACACCGATGAAATCTGGCTGGCCTGGGACAAGTGGAACATGCGCGTGACCCTCAACACCATCCTCGACCATGAGGTGCACGTGAACAATATCTCGGAGCAGGCCGCCGTGGCCATGCTGCTGCGCGATGGGTTCCAGGAAGAGGCCGAGGCCCGCAACAAGTGGCGCCGGGCCACACTTAGCCAGGTGCAGCTCAGCAGCTACTTCACGGGCTATACTGAAATTTATGATCTGCGCGAAGAGCTCAAGAAGCGCGAAGGAAGCAAGTTCGACCTCAAGGCTTTTCACGAGCAATTCCTGAGCTATGGCAGTGCCCCCGTCAAATACATTCGGCAAATGATGCTGGCCAAGCAGTGA
- a CDS encoding thioredoxin family protein has protein sequence MKVIDTNDTGLRTLIHDFPRVIAKFTSADCTTCKLLAPPFEKFASDPRFRTVFLRLDSDENPVAKKLMDERVAPFFVAYCRGRMLECDTLTTEQEVLAMLESLQACPDEAPATS, from the coding sequence ATGAAAGTTATTGACACCAACGATACTGGCCTACGCACTCTCATTCATGACTTTCCGCGCGTAATAGCCAAGTTCACCTCTGCCGACTGTACAACGTGCAAGTTGCTGGCCCCCCCGTTTGAGAAATTCGCCAGCGACCCGCGCTTCCGCACCGTCTTTCTACGGCTCGACTCAGATGAAAACCCAGTGGCCAAGAAGCTGATGGATGAGCGGGTAGCCCCCTTTTTTGTGGCCTATTGCCGGGGTCGGATGCTGGAGTGCGACACCCTTACAACGGAACAAGAAGTGCTGGCAATGCTGGAGAGCCTGCAAGCTTGCCCCGACGAAGCCCCGGCAACTTCCTAA
- a CDS encoding YdcF family protein — protein MFFVLSKILDFVLSPMLWFIGLLLLAFVLRRTKWGARLLLSAMGLALLLTNNALVNEALLAWELPPRSLAQLGHRDAGVLLTGITSVTKSPHDRVYVNQGADRLLHTLWLYRAGRIRKIIVSGGSGAIGTVVARSEARELSILLRLAGVPTQDILLETQSRNTHENARNTKALLAQHPEINSLVLITSAFHERRAMGCFQQVGLQPVAFPASYYSTDRRPTLTYWLVPSDDAPRLWSILIHEMVGYGVYRLLGYV, from the coding sequence ATGTTCTTTGTCCTGTCTAAGATTCTGGATTTTGTGTTGTCCCCGATGCTGTGGTTCATTGGGTTGCTCCTGCTGGCCTTCGTGCTGCGGCGCACTAAATGGGGCGCCCGGCTTCTGCTGTCCGCTATGGGGCTGGCGCTGCTGCTCACCAATAATGCCTTGGTAAATGAGGCCCTGCTGGCCTGGGAGCTGCCACCCAGGTCGTTGGCGCAGCTGGGCCACCGCGATGCCGGCGTGCTGCTGACCGGCATTACCAGCGTCACGAAGTCGCCGCACGATAGGGTGTACGTGAACCAGGGCGCCGACCGGCTGCTGCACACGTTGTGGCTGTACCGGGCGGGGCGCATCCGCAAAATTATCGTGTCGGGGGGCTCAGGGGCCATTGGCACCGTCGTTGCACGTTCGGAGGCCCGGGAGCTGAGTATTTTGCTGCGGCTGGCAGGCGTGCCTACCCAGGATATTCTGCTGGAAACCCAGAGCCGCAACACCCACGAAAATGCCCGTAATACCAAGGCCCTGCTTGCTCAGCACCCCGAGATAAACTCGTTGGTCTTGATTACCTCGGCGTTTCATGAGCGGCGGGCTATGGGCTGCTTTCAGCAGGTTGGCTTGCAGCCCGTAGCCTTCCCGGCCTCCTACTACTCCACCGACCGCCGCCCGACGCTTACCTACTGGCTAGTGCCCAGCGACGATGCCCCACGTCTGTGGAGTATCCTTATTCACGAGATGGTGGGCTATGGTGTGTACCGCCTGTTGGGCTATGTATAA
- a CDS encoding ferredoxin reductase: protein MSGLAWQLGTVVAITPETPRAKTFTLRLPHWQQHRAGQHYTLRLTAPDGYQAQRSYSIASPPEQTGEVAFTVELIDEGEVSGYLFEGVQLGDQLEVRGPIGGYFAWDATPQAGPLLLVAGGSGIVPLMCMLRHRQRSGLRNPTVLLYSSRTPEEVIYQQELTAMAQADPSFSLQQTFTRQLPAGWAGYQRRLDEAMLGEVLGLLPAAPQCFICGPTGLVESAASTLAGPLGLPASAIHTERFGPSGT, encoded by the coding sequence ATGAGTGGCCTAGCCTGGCAGCTAGGCACCGTGGTGGCCATAACGCCCGAAACTCCTCGCGCCAAAACCTTTACGCTTCGCCTGCCCCACTGGCAACAGCACCGGGCGGGCCAGCACTACACCCTGCGCCTCACTGCCCCTGATGGTTACCAGGCTCAACGCAGCTATTCCATTGCCTCGCCCCCGGAGCAAACCGGCGAGGTGGCCTTCACCGTGGAGCTGATTGATGAAGGTGAAGTATCCGGCTACTTGTTTGAGGGCGTACAGCTAGGCGACCAGCTGGAGGTGCGCGGCCCCATTGGGGGCTATTTTGCCTGGGACGCCACGCCCCAGGCCGGGCCGTTGCTACTGGTTGCGGGCGGCTCGGGCATTGTGCCGCTTATGTGCATGCTCAGACACCGCCAACGCAGTGGCCTACGCAACCCCACGGTATTGCTTTACAGCTCCCGCACGCCGGAAGAGGTGATCTATCAGCAGGAGCTAACGGCTATGGCCCAGGCAGACCCTTCCTTTTCTCTGCAGCAAACGTTCACGCGGCAGCTGCCCGCTGGGTGGGCAGGCTACCAGCGCCGCCTCGATGAGGCCATGCTCGGGGAGGTGCTAGGCCTGTTGCCCGCCGCTCCGCAGTGCTTTATCTGTGGGCCCACCGGCTTGGTAGAAAGCGCGGCAAGCACCCTGGCTGGCCCACTCGGGCTGCCCGCTTCAGCTATTCATACTGAGCGGTTTGGCCCTTCAGGCACCTAA
- a CDS encoding sulfite oxidase-like oxidoreductase — protein MQNSFFNRGFQRKRPAPTGHVLPPGQYETQDFPVLSAGPTPRIKPAQWSFGLTGLVQTPQQWNWQQFNHLPQQDFTVDIHCVTQWSKFGTVWRGVSLDTLLDAAQPTAEASHLMAHCYGGYTTNLPLTDLRDGKAFIGLLYDGQPLAPEHGGPARLVVPHLYFWKSAKWIQRLELLSEDAPGFWERAGYSMYGDPWKEQRYRDDDEDLAAQAP, from the coding sequence ATGCAGAACTCCTTCTTTAACCGCGGCTTCCAGCGGAAACGGCCTGCTCCTACGGGCCACGTGCTGCCACCCGGCCAATACGAAACTCAGGATTTCCCGGTGCTAAGCGCCGGCCCTACTCCCCGCATCAAGCCTGCGCAGTGGTCGTTTGGGCTGACTGGCCTGGTGCAAACACCCCAGCAGTGGAACTGGCAGCAGTTCAACCACCTCCCGCAGCAAGACTTTACCGTGGATATTCATTGCGTTACGCAGTGGTCTAAGTTTGGCACCGTATGGCGGGGTGTAAGCCTGGATACTCTACTAGACGCGGCGCAGCCTACCGCCGAGGCCAGCCACCTTATGGCCCACTGCTACGGAGGCTACACTACCAACCTGCCCCTAACCGACCTGCGCGATGGCAAAGCCTTTATTGGGTTGCTGTATGATGGGCAGCCGCTGGCCCCGGAGCACGGTGGCCCGGCCCGCCTGGTGGTACCCCACCTCTACTTCTGGAAGAGCGCCAAATGGATACAGCGCCTGGAGCTGCTCTCTGAAGATGCGCCCGGTTTCTGGGAAAGGGCCGGCTACAGCATGTACGGCGACCCATGGAAGGAGCAGCGCTACCGCGATGATGATGAAGACCTGGCCGCTCAGGCACCATGA
- a CDS encoding SDR family NAD(P)-dependent oxidoreductase yields the protein MSTDLLTGTKALITGGSSGLGFAMAQALADAGATVLITARSPATLTEAQARLGHTAGRVHTLPMDVRDEHSIAQAVQWVQDYWGGLDLLVNNAGIGMRTVNPEFMTAPQPFYKVSAAGFRDLLDTNLTGYFLVAKAFAPMMVAQGHGKIVNISMNHETMRRQGFIPYGPSRAGAESLSLIMAEDLRKHTIDVNMLLPGGATATGMIPEEQRAALPSHFSLLSPSVMARPIVFLASEASNGITGQRIVATEFDAWLTQQQA from the coding sequence ATGTCAACTGACCTGTTAACCGGTACAAAAGCCCTGATTACCGGCGGCTCCAGCGGGCTGGGCTTCGCTATGGCCCAAGCCTTAGCCGATGCCGGTGCCACTGTGCTCATCACGGCCCGCAGCCCCGCCACACTTACTGAAGCGCAAGCCCGCTTAGGTCACACTGCTGGCCGGGTGCACACGCTCCCGATGGATGTGCGCGATGAACACTCCATTGCCCAGGCCGTGCAGTGGGTGCAGGACTACTGGGGTGGCCTAGACCTGTTGGTAAACAACGCCGGCATTGGGATGCGTACCGTGAACCCGGAGTTTATGACGGCCCCGCAGCCGTTCTATAAGGTTAGCGCCGCCGGCTTCCGCGACCTTCTCGACACCAACCTCACCGGTTATTTTCTGGTGGCTAAGGCTTTTGCCCCAATGATGGTGGCTCAGGGACACGGTAAAATCGTGAACATCTCTATGAACCACGAAACCATGAGGCGGCAGGGCTTTATTCCGTACGGTCCTTCCCGCGCCGGGGCAGAGTCGCTGTCCTTGATTATGGCCGAAGACCTGCGCAAGCATACCATTGATGTAAATATGCTGCTGCCTGGAGGAGCCACCGCCACTGGCATGATTCCCGAGGAACAACGCGCGGCATTGCCCAGCCACTTTTCCCTGCTTAGCCCTTCCGTGATGGCGCGCCCCATTGTGTTCTTGGCCTCCGAAGCCAGCAACGGCATTACGGGCCAGCGCATTGTGGCCACGGAGTTTGATGCCTGGCTTACCCAGCAACAGGCCTAG
- a CDS encoding LLM class flavin-dependent oxidoreductase, with protein sequence MTTTSLANIPFSVLDLAPILAGHTPADTFHNSLELARQVEEWGFQRFWLAEHHNMASIASSATSILIGHIAGGTNRIRVGSGGIMLPNHAPLVIAEQFGTLATLYPGRIDLGLGRAPGTDQVTAMALRRDPRGAANDFPENVQELQQYLSADNRTARVRAVPGEGLKIPIWLLGSSTYSAQLAGMLGLPFAFASHFAPTYLHEALRLYRSSFRPSEQFAQPYAMACINVIAADTDEEAERMATSFYTFALGIIRGTSLPLQPPVDSMHGRWTDMEEAAVRQMMTYVFIGGPEKIARQLQAFAEKTQVQELMVVSHVYEPAARLRSYEILAELRGKRH encoded by the coding sequence ATGACAACTACGTCACTTGCCAATATACCATTCTCGGTGTTGGATCTGGCCCCCATTCTGGCTGGCCATACACCCGCCGATACGTTTCACAACAGCCTGGAGCTGGCGCGCCAGGTAGAGGAGTGGGGCTTCCAGCGCTTTTGGCTGGCTGAGCACCATAACATGGCCAGCATTGCCAGCTCAGCCACATCTATCCTGATTGGGCATATTGCCGGTGGCACCAACCGGATTCGGGTGGGCTCAGGTGGGATTATGCTGCCTAACCATGCCCCGCTGGTTATTGCTGAGCAGTTCGGGACGCTGGCCACCCTGTACCCGGGCCGCATTGACCTAGGCCTGGGCCGGGCCCCCGGCACCGACCAGGTAACGGCCATGGCGCTCCGCCGCGACCCACGCGGGGCCGCCAACGACTTCCCCGAGAACGTGCAGGAACTGCAGCAGTACCTCTCCGCCGACAACCGTACGGCCCGCGTGCGGGCCGTACCCGGCGAGGGGCTGAAGATTCCCATCTGGCTGCTGGGCTCCAGTACCTATAGTGCGCAGCTGGCGGGTATGCTAGGCCTGCCGTTTGCCTTCGCCAGTCACTTTGCGCCTACGTACCTGCACGAGGCATTGCGCCTCTACCGGAGCAGCTTCCGGCCCTCTGAGCAGTTTGCGCAGCCCTACGCAATGGCCTGCATCAACGTAATTGCCGCCGATACCGACGAGGAGGCCGAGCGTATGGCTACTTCATTCTACACGTTTGCCCTGGGTATCATCCGGGGTACCTCGCTGCCGCTGCAGCCACCCGTAGATAGCATGCACGGCCGCTGGACCGACATGGAGGAAGCCGCCGTCCGGCAGATGATGACGTACGTGTTTATTGGTGGCCCCGAGAAAATTGCCCGGCAGCTGCAGGCTTTCGCGGAGAAAACCCAAGTGCAGGAGCTCATGGTCGTATCGCATGTCTATGAGCCCGCCGCCCGCCTGCGCTCTTATGAGATTTTGGCCGAGCTGAGAGGCAAGCGTCACTAA